GCACATGTGATGCTTCtgtgtgttgtgtgtgtTCTCGCTCATTGTTGATAGAATCCATTTACTCCGTTTCCCCCTTCCGTGTCGTTGTGATGATCAAAACCGGGTTTCCAGATGGGACATGTGGCCATATGAACAGAATGCCCTACATCTTGCGAGAGAACGCCCTTTgcgtttttcttctcaaaggaATATGCCGACCCATTCGGTCTTGAGAGCCACTTTGGTTTCGCACCCATCTACTGCACAGCGAATATCGTTGGGGGTTGTTTTGCCTCCTGGGAAACCAACTCCGTCGGGGGCAGTCTTTGTCGGTTTTCTGTTTTCAAAGCACTCGGCACAATATACCTGTTTGATAGGAGAACACACCCAGTTAGTAAGGTTCATGACACCTCGGGTGTTCAAACGACAACAACTTACGTGACCGCACTTCTTTAGCGCCCAGAAATGGTGCTCTCCAGgtgccctcttcctcttctttgacgGCGTGGACGGTGTATCGGTAGGGTCATAGGCGAGTTCTTCGTTGCAGGCCGGACATACAACCACCATCTGCTCGGTCTTGTCGTCGGCTCGGGTATCGCGGGTGAATCCCGTCCTGGCGGGCGGCACGGGCTCCATTGGCGGCTTGGGCGTCGGTTCGCGGTTCGGAAACATGGTCTGCAGCTCAGGACCGAGATTGCCGAAGCTGCCACTCAGAAAGCCAGCCAGCGTTCTACCAAAGACTCTAAAATCGGATTCGAGTTGCTGGTGGTTAATTAAGTCGAGCGAAATGAGGCGGTCGCGGCCGTGGTGGCGGAGATGTTCGTGGgtgtggtgatgatggtggtggtggtgatgccgcGGGTGAGCGCGAGTCCGCCAACTCTCGCGGTTTGATCGCTGGTCGTCCTCGGGCGAGTCTGCCGTCAGGTCGATGAAGCTCGGGGTGCCGACAAACGTGCTGTCGCTCCTCGAGAGCTGGGGCGGCGAGATGCGCTGTGAATTCGTCCTCCGCGGATGCCTCCCGGCGCTGTTGTGCGGCACCTGCTGCAGCATTACCTGAGGCCCGGCGGCCTGCGTCCTTCGTCGGTCCACGGGTGAATCTGGCTCCTCGGTGAGGTCGATGACGGCTGATCCTGATCCTGATCCTGTTGTAGCGGCGGGGGTTCTGTGACggcgagaggaggaggcctGATGCGAGGGCCGCAGCCGCAGTTGTGATGAGGCTGACGGCCCGGCAGGCTGAGGCCGGCGAGATTGGCCAGCTGgttggttctggttctggaaGCTGAATTCTGGCCGCCGCGGGACGCCTCGCGGGTTCAGCAGGTTGTCAAAGATGCTGCGAGTCTCGGtgacctcgacctcgaccaGGTCGTCGTCGCTGGACCCCAGCACGTCGTCGCCGGCTCGCGACATTTTGGGTGCGATGTTTTGGGTGTTGGAGAAGATAGATAGAGGGAgagaggcggaggcggcagAGAGGAAACGCTGCAACGGAAAAATCGGCGACTGGTcggttcttttttccctccagTTGTATTGTAGCGAATTGTATTGCGTGTGCGGAGGGAATTCACCGTTGCGTAAGGGTGGCGTTGTGTTGGCCGGATCAAAAATCCAAAGTCGGACGAGGTGCTGCCAAGGGCAAAGACTCGATATAGCGATGACGGCGCCTGTAGCCCAACAAGCTCAGATAACATAAAACCAACCCCTCCTAGAACAGAGCGTTTTCAGCCTGTGGGGAAAAGCGCAACCTTCTGGgattttgtttttatttatgtttttggcagcttttaatttttaaattagAATCGGTCCGCGGTTCACGTGGCGATATCTCGAGTGGAAAGGGAGCCAATATTGTTtgcttcttcgcttcttctAAGCGCCCGGTTTGCTGACAAGCgtccttgctttttttaaCCCTTTCTTGTTTGTCGAGGCGAAAACAGAGTTGGTTTATCGTTCTAAAACAGTGCGTGAAAAATCACACGAGCCGGTGCCATGTTCGTTCGGATTACCTTCGGCACCTGACAAATGGAATgcgggagggagaaaaaaaaaatcgaagagaagaggcaacTTTCGGCGATATGAGATATGACGCACTGTTCACGCTGGGCTCACTTTGCAGTGACGGCTGGGGCGAATCGCACTTTTATTCACACCCAAGAGCTCCATGACTCGCGCCTTGATTGCTATATGCAATTCTCGTGTCTTTCTGAGGCCAAGCGCAATCTCGAGGGCTAGCTGCCTACCTGGCAACTCTCTAATTTGGGTGTATCAGGTATAAAACAGACATGCCTCCGTGTCTCCGTtaggcaggcaggcagctCACAGGATTCGTAAGTAGTAAACAACAAGTCGTCACCTTGTCATTCATTGCACGGAGAGAACAGGTCTGCATGCCTTCTGCCTGATATCGTATTTTGCTCCTCTGCTAGTAGACTGGAGAGAACCCTCTCCTCAATGTACAGCCCTTGTGACACAATCTAAACCACCTCATGCAACAGATTTCCCAAAAGTCCCAGCGCATATTTAGTATTAGGAAGACGCAGAAAGAAAACCCCGTAAAATTCAAAAACATTGGCTTGAATCAGCAGACCCAAATCACTCTGCGCCAGTCGCCTAGTTCTTGACGCCCAGCACGCTCACGACTCCCTCTCCGTTGAGAGAAACCAACTTCTGTCCCAAGTCGCCCCATCTGACCGCAACCGCTGGGACGGAATTCCGCAGAGGCTCGCTCCACTTCTTGCTCGACTTTGTGTACTGCTGCACCGTAATGCCCGTGGCTCCTCCGGTGGCGAGGAACTGGCCAGTGTAGTCCCAGGCCAGTGACTGAACTGAGCCTCCCGTCTCGAGCACCTTGGAAACGGCGGCATCGCCTTCTTTGCGCAGGTCGAAGATAGTCACGCTAGTCTGTCCCTTGGCCGTGGCCGCCAGCATGAATCCATTCTcagagaagacgagggcCTGGATCGGGGCGCCCAGCTTGAACACAACGGCCTGCTCGAGCGTCGTAGTCATGTACAGCTTAATGTCGCCAGTGACTGTACCTGCGGCAAACAAATGTCCGTCGGGGTGGAATGCGCATGTTGTCAAGGCTGTCGAGTCTCGTTAGTCAATAGTGTTCACAGGGGCAGCCAATATTGACGAATTCCAAACTTACCAGAATCGGCGTATGCCCGGCTGACTCGCTTCATTGTCTCCAGGTGGTAGAATACAATGCTCTTGTCGGCGCCCACAGAGGCGAGCAGGTCGCCGGAAGGATGAATACTCAAGCCGCTAGCAGCTCCAGCGTGCTCGGAGAATGTGCCAACCTCGTTGCCCGCCTCGTACACCTTGACGTTGCCCTGGCTGGTCGCAAAGAAGACCTTTGACCCAGCCCAGAGGGTATCTGTCACGGGCTCATTGACGGGCACAGTCCTTTCCTTGTTGTCGGCCTCAACAGAGTAGATGGCTGCCTCCCCGTCCAGTCCTGCTGCTACAGCATAGTTGCCCTCCAGATCGAGAGAGGTAGCCTTTGGAACAGAAAGGTCATTTGTTGTCGTAGTTTCGAACGATGATACTTCTTCGCTAGAGACCCATCCCTCGGGGACAGAGCGCTTCTTGCGCCCCTTGGACAAGCTAAATAACAGGTAAGCATATGGCGAGACTGCAtgaagggagaaggggaaactGACATCTGATGTGTCTGGTCCACCTGGGCTATCAGATCGTCCGGCAGCGCTTCGACGCTATCCACAACCATGCCCTCGCCGTTGGCAGCACCGTCCGTCACGGTGACCTTGCTCAGCGAGTCTCTGGCCTCATCCCTCTCTCTTGTCAGTCGGGCGATGACGCGAACGGCGGCATCATGCTGGTATAGCGCCGTCGCAAGCTCCTCTCTCGTCCGTGCCAGCTGCTCCCTCAGGTTGTATGTTTCCAGCGCCAGGTTATCCCACTCGTTTTGGAATGTGGCAAGGAGCGCGGGGATCGAAGTCAGAGTAGGGGGGCGAGGGCGTGGGATGCGAGAGGAAGTGATGGGCAGCAAGTCATCgacggtgatggcctcgccGTTGGGTTCTGAGCCATGTTCGTTGATGTACTGTTCTATCAGCCGCTTCTCGTAGACGATTCCtagaaacaaacaaatcaGTCAACTCAACTCCATGCCACATGGCTACATGTAGTTCTGCATCTATTACTTACCCGACTTCTTGGACGCGACAGGCTCTTGAGGAGCTTCTCCGGAGACTAGTAGAGCTGCGTTAGTGAGATGCACAGCAGGGTAAGAGACCTAGAATGCCTCCTAGGGCTTCACTTACTTCCGCAAAGCATGGTGACTGATTTTGAATCTCCTCTCGGCTTCCAATGGCAAGTTGCAGAAACCCAAAATCCTCATTCGCCGAAACGAGAAAACGGAAAcgaggctgcagctgcgTTAGGCGCGCGACCAGCATCCCGATCGAGATTTTCCGCTCCAGACGCACAGACCACGCACGTCACGAGCTGATAAGTGCAGTGATAAGCCTGCTCGTCAACTACCAACTCGGTATCGCTGCGTTTGTCGCTCCACTGGAATTGCGGGGAGTTAGGGGATGAGCTCGTCGTCTGACTTGAGCCAGGCGGTTGGTTTCTTGTCCTGTAACCCTTTTCTGAAGGCATCGCGAGTTGTTGATCTTTTCTGCGCTGGATTCTGCCATCTTTTGCGCGTGTCACGACTAGCGTTAttccgcctctctctctctctcttgcaaTCGATCGCTTCCTCGAACgcggccatcttctttctctacCATCTGTCTGTCTATGACTCTATACCCATAATTCATTCCCCTTCATAGCAACCGCGaatctcctctcttttctggACCCGGAGCTACACACACATATACGCACACCATCATGCCACTGGAGCGTCTCCCTCCCATTGCTCACCTCCACTCGTATTCGGACCTGGCCCAGACCGAGGTGCTCGACCTGCTGTTTGAGCCCAGTCCCGCCATCCACGCCACTCTCCTGCCAGTAATACGGACGGCCGTCTACAGCTCATACCCCGACTTGATAGACGTGTGCCAGATCAGGCTCCTCTCGCTCGCCGCAAAGTCTGCCGAGACAGAGCCGCATCCCGTGCTCCTGTCCGTCCTGGGATCTCACCCGCGCCTGGGAGAAAAGAACATTGAGTCGGCGCAGTCTGTGGCTGAACAGGCGAACCTTCAGGGAGAATCCGAGGAACTCGCCGCGCTGAACAAAGAGTACGAAGAGGCGTTCCCGGGGCTCAGATatgtcgtcttcgtcaacgGTCGAGGGCGGCCCGAGATTATGCAGGACATGAGGGCGCGGATCGAGCAAAGCAACTATTCCCAAGAGGTCG
This genomic interval from Trichoderma breve strain T069 chromosome 7 map unlocalized scaffold00008, whole genome shotgun sequence contains the following:
- a CDS encoding prp19/Pso4-like domain-containing protein, with product MLCGISGEAPQEPVASKKSGIVYEKRLIEQYINEHGSEPNGEAITVDDLLPITSSRIPRPRPPTLTSIPALLATFQNEWDNLALETYNLREQLARTREELATALYQHDAAVRVIARLTRERDEARDSLSKVTVTDGAANGEGMVVDSVEALPDDLIAQVDQTHQILSKGRKKRSVPEGWVSSEEVSSFETTTTNDLSVPKATSLDLEGNYAVAAGLDGEAAIYSVEADNKERTVPVNEPVTDTLWAGSKVFFATSQGNVKVYEAGNEVGTFSEHAGAASGLSIHPSGDLLASVGADKSIVFYHLETMKRVSRAYADSALTTCAFHPDGHLFAAGTVTGDIKLYMTTTLEQAVVFKLGAPIQALVFSENGFMLAATAKGQTSVTIFDLRKEGDAAVSKVLETGGSVQSLAWDYTGQFLATGGATGITVQQYTKSSKKWSEPLRNSVPAVAVRWGDLGQKLVSLNGEGVVSVLGVKN
- a CDS encoding OHCU decarboxylase domain-containing protein; its protein translation is MPLERLPPIAHLHSYSDLAQTEVLDLLFEPSPAIHATLLPVIRTAVYSSYPDLIDVCQIRLLSLAAKSAETEPHPVLLSVLGSHPRLGEKNIESAQSVAEQANLQGESEELAALNKEYEEAFPGLRYVVFVNGRGRPEIMQDMRARIEQSNYSQEVDAALQAMCDIAKSRASKLPEDTNRKQSNGN